In a genomic window of Pirellulales bacterium:
- a CDS encoding GH92 family glycosyl hydrolase, which yields MATRCCTSLFVLAVAGGAASQAAGEGYAAAVNTLQGTNSQFELSRGNTYPATALPWGMHTWTPQTGRNGDGWKYQYRKRTIRGFQQAHQCSSWSNDYAVFSLMPVVGTLEVHEDRRATGFRHEDEVGRPHHYRVALASGVVVDMTPSERGALLRFAFPDSQRAFVVFDGYSGNCTLEVQPDRRRLVGRVRNQRGRPGGIENHFIVEFENEVLDAGVWRHVGDGRCEVAAETRIAGSNVGGYVEFPAGATVVARVASSYIDAQQAELTLATELPRNRDFEGVRTAAEAAWEKTLGAVHVEGGTDEQRRTFYSCLFRASLLPRMFYEYDAAGEPRYRSPYDGQVHAGRMFTDTGFWDVFRAQMPLNVLLRPEMQGQYMQALLAAHEQCGWLPSWSFPEEQGSMLGNHAASLLADAWAKGIRTFDPAVAAAAYDHESSHKGPWGPANGRGGADLIERLGYLPYPDHREATAKTLEYAYDDFCGYRLALAAGDDALAETFLKRATNYRNVFDPQVGFMRGKDAAGRWTEPFDPIEWGGPYAEGCAWHWTWSVFHDVAGLIDLFGGDEPFVAKLDGVFAAPSEFKPGTYGAPIHEMREMVESGLGQYAHGNQPIQHMIYLYCYAGAPWKTQYWARLAMDRLYDSTENGYPGDEDQGQTSSWYVMSALGLYCVCPGTDEYVLGSPLFPRATIDLGKGRRFVITCRNQSSANVYVQSAELNGRPLSRNFLRHEELVAGGELTLEMGPQPNFERGTAPADRPFSLSTADSLARQPAVDVSLGK from the coding sequence ATGGCGACTCGATGCTGTACGTCCCTGTTTGTGCTTGCGGTTGCCGGCGGCGCTGCGTCGCAGGCGGCCGGGGAGGGCTATGCCGCAGCGGTCAACACGCTGCAGGGGACGAATTCGCAGTTCGAATTGAGCCGGGGCAACACCTACCCCGCGACCGCGTTGCCCTGGGGGATGCACACCTGGACTCCCCAGACGGGCCGTAACGGCGACGGCTGGAAGTACCAATACCGCAAGCGTACGATCCGCGGCTTTCAGCAGGCCCATCAGTGCAGCTCGTGGTCGAACGACTACGCCGTCTTCTCGCTGATGCCCGTGGTCGGGACGCTTGAGGTTCACGAGGATCGGCGCGCGACGGGCTTTCGCCATGAGGACGAAGTCGGGCGACCGCACCACTATCGCGTGGCGCTCGCCTCGGGGGTCGTCGTGGACATGACGCCGAGCGAACGGGGCGCACTCTTGCGGTTTGCGTTCCCCGACTCGCAGCGGGCGTTCGTCGTGTTCGACGGCTACAGCGGCAACTGCACTTTGGAAGTGCAGCCCGATCGCCGCCGGCTGGTCGGCCGAGTACGCAACCAGCGGGGCCGGCCCGGCGGCATCGAGAACCACTTTATCGTCGAATTTGAGAACGAGGTTCTCGACGCCGGGGTGTGGCGCCATGTCGGCGACGGGCGATGCGAGGTCGCCGCTGAGACGCGGATCGCCGGGAGCAACGTCGGCGGGTACGTCGAGTTTCCGGCCGGGGCGACCGTCGTCGCCCGGGTCGCGTCGTCGTACATCGACGCGCAGCAAGCCGAATTGACCCTGGCGACCGAGCTGCCGCGGAACCGCGACTTTGAGGGCGTTCGCACCGCGGCCGAGGCGGCGTGGGAAAAGACTCTGGGCGCCGTTCACGTGGAAGGGGGAACCGACGAGCAGCGCCGCACGTTCTACTCGTGCCTGTTCCGGGCGAGCCTGCTCCCCCGGATGTTCTACGAGTACGACGCCGCCGGCGAGCCTCGCTACCGCAGCCCCTACGACGGTCAGGTCCATGCGGGCCGGATGTTCACCGACACGGGGTTCTGGGACGTGTTCCGGGCCCAGATGCCGCTGAACGTGTTGCTGCGCCCCGAAATGCAGGGCCAGTACATGCAGGCGCTGCTCGCCGCGCACGAGCAGTGCGGCTGGTTGCCGTCGTGGTCGTTCCCCGAAGAGCAAGGGAGCATGCTCGGCAATCACGCCGCGTCGCTGCTGGCCGACGCTTGGGCGAAAGGGATTCGCACGTTCGATCCGGCGGTCGCCGCGGCGGCCTACGACCACGAGTCCTCGCACAAAGGCCCCTGGGGCCCCGCGAACGGTCGCGGCGGCGCCGACCTGATCGAACGCCTTGGGTATTTGCCCTACCCGGACCATCGCGAAGCGACCGCCAAGACGCTCGAGTACGCCTACGACGACTTTTGCGGTTATCGCTTGGCGCTTGCGGCGGGGGACGACGCACTGGCGGAGACGTTTCTCAAGCGGGCGACGAACTATCGCAATGTGTTCGACCCGCAGGTCGGGTTCATGCGCGGCAAGGACGCCGCAGGACGCTGGACCGAGCCGTTCGATCCGATCGAGTGGGGCGGCCCCTACGCCGAGGGCTGCGCCTGGCACTGGACCTGGTCGGTGTTTCATGACGTGGCGGGATTGATCGACCTGTTCGGCGGCGACGAGCCGTTCGTCGCCAAGCTGGACGGCGTGTTCGCGGCGCCCAGCGAGTTCAAGCCGGGAACCTACGGCGCGCCGATCCATGAGATGCGCGAGATGGTCGAGTCGGGCCTGGGGCAATACGCCCACGGAAATCAGCCGATCCAGCACATGATCTATCTGTACTGCTACGCCGGCGCGCCGTGGAAGACCCAGTATTGGGCGCGACTGGCGATGGATCGCCTGTACGATTCCACGGAGAACGGGTACCCCGGGGACGAAGACCAGGGGCAGACCTCGTCGTGGTACGTCATGAGCGCCCTGGGCCTGTATTGCGTCTGCCCGGGGACCGACGAGTACGTGCTTGGCAGCCCGCTCTTCCCGCGCGCAACGATCGATCTCGGCAAGGGGCGGCGGTTCGTCATCACTTGCCGCAACCAATCCTCAGCGAACGTGTACGTGCAGTCCGCCGAGCTGAACGGTCGTCCCTTGTCGCGCAACTTTCTGCGGCACGAGGAACTGGTCGCCGGGGGCGAATTGACGCTTGAAATGGGACCTCAGCCGAACTTCGAACGAGGGACGGCGCCGGCGGATCGTCCCTTTTCGCTCTCCACCGCGGACAGTCTGGCGCGTCAGCCGGCCGTGGACGTTTCGCTCGGGAAGTGA